The DNA region TTATCTcgacagatttttttaaatgatcaaTTCGGGAAATTTTAACACATAAAGTACTTACTTGTTGATTTATATCATCTCTGTTCTTTTTAGGCCAATGGTTAAGAAATGTTATTTTCACGGTCGAGAATTTCTGCTCGATTTGGAATATCCAGTCAAGGTTTGTGTAAATTACTGACCAAAAAAAGTTTGTGTAATTTACTGACcaaaaaaagtttgtaatttatttagaaattgCGTTCAcaaacttgttttttatatttcacaaaaataagCTTTCGCTTCTAAcagatgaaatttttttttgttttttatgataAGTTTACACTAAACCATTATAATGAGAGAATTTTTGCCAATCATCCTACATGAAAACAAGTTAGTCAAAAGGTCCTATTGGGCAGAAAAAATTTAACACGAATGTGTACACTTATATCTTCTCCACAAATAATCTCACTAGCGTTATATTTTTTAGGGCGGCCACACAGAAGCGATGACAATTGGTTTCTATGCATTGAGTTCAATCGAGTCAAAGCGCATGACAAAGACATGCAATTCGTATCAGCAGTTTGCTTTGTAAGTATAGTCAATCTCAGTTGtttgtaaaatacttttttcatgAATTTTGATCAATCCAGTTTGTCTTTCTTGGTCAATTCTTTTGACATCCTTGATTTTTGTGATTCTAAGTTGCACTTTCACTAATTCGGAATTCCCTAAAATCTCTGacatgtttgtgtttttttttgtgtgtttttttatgCTAACCGAAAAGACCTTCTAAAAACCAGTTGGAATCTTGCTAAATTCTATTAAAtgtctttaaaaaatgtatttaaaaaatgagtGGAGCCCTTAAACGTCTTCCTTAATTAAGAaatctttcttttattttagcCATGGAAAGCCTAAATCAACCCCTGGTAAAGCGAAATCAAAAGGGTTCAGATCTAAAAAGTATGTCTTCATCCTTCGCTGAAATAAAACTATGAAACAGGGAGAGAGAATTGTAGAATGATTAGGATTagggaaaattgttttttgcttGTTATGGTGGAGAAGTAAATGTTGTCCACCTGTCGCTTCATTTTGTGTAACTCTTTTTTGTATTCTCTCTCTTTAGGTTTAGGCATAATTTTGAAATAACTGAAAATTTTCGtgctaaaaattaaatttcgttcgtcattcttttatttataaaccGACACTTTACATTGTAGGGGCAAACATGCACGAGAAGAAGTGGTAGAAAAAGAATGCTCGCATGTTACAGCCGACACCGCTTCTACCAACTTTAAACGCGTCGACAGTATTCGTTTCTCCaaaaaaattcttcaaaaaACAAGTAGGTTGTTTGTTTCTCATAATTTTACCAATATTTTGATGGTTAGCTTAATAGTTACCCTAAAAATAAGTCCGGCTATCGCGTTTTTGCTCGAAATAACGTATCACTTGTTCTtagatatttaaattttattttaaagcaaaaaatcGATATATAGCACCACGCCTGTCTGAAGAATATTGTCATACTAATATGACCCGACTACTTTGTTACCAAGCACATTTGCGGTGTCCCTATGTTGTTCGTGGATTTTTTACATACTTTAAAGCTGTTATTTTGAGTCACAGATCAGCGTTCTTTATGTGAAATTTCTCGATGTAAACGAAGATTTCCCATCCTCCCAATGTCACAAAAATTCTCCCGACAATGAAAATATCAAGTAGAAAGAAACTATGTTTGGTTTTACATAAAGTAATTGGTAAGCGCGGCTGTTGAAAAGAAAGAGTAAACTTAGTCCCGAGAGCTTTCTTATGATGGCGTCGAGAGGAATCACTAAACTAAAGAAATCTTTCAAAATTGGAAGGGCCAAGGTTGGGTCGTCtgtgaaatatcaaaaatattaaatatataataGATCAATTGCACAAACCTATAAATTCATCATTAAAAATGACGTTTTATAAAGCGAGAAATTTCTTTGCTGACCCTTAGACACAAGTGTGTTTCCGCCTCTGTAGTGATAAATCCCCATAACATGTTTGCAAGCGCGTCATCAACTATCTTTCACCTGCTTTTGTTTAATGATTTAGATAagtgtattttaaatttttaggtcctcAGCAAAAAGCTGATAAGGTAAAGGAGAATGTTGAAACTTCGTAAGTGAATTGTATCTTACCTCTAAAGTATACTGTCTTTGCAGAAGAACTTAAGCTTTAAGCCTGACTTGATGATTATTGTAACTCTAGCAACAGTTCGCATGGTCTATTTAAGTCCATTAATCcgtttttaaaaagaagatcATTTAGCAAGAGTAAAACAGTGTGGTTTGACTCGTGGCTCAACACATGCTCGGAATAATAGAATGAACCAGCTGAGCAAAATGACAGCTAATAACTGGCGAGATGGCTCGTTTTTTTTAACCCGGGACCAGAGTTGAATAGGCTGGTTGGCTAATTTTGTAATAATATCACTTTACCGAGCCAGTGCTGAGATTGAAAATACAATCCTtgcgacctttaatggacttTTCACGAAATTCAGTTTTATTTTGTAAAGGAATGTGTCTAAAAATATGTTCTGTTTTACGTGATTTCGTTAAAGCAAAGATAAAGGCAAAAAAAACTTAGATTTTAAATAGCAAAGCATTGGCTACAAAAATACTCACggataattttgattttatattGCTAGTTTGTTTACACTTTAAAtttgctatttttaaaaaattgcgtCTATTTTTTTAAGGCGGCAACGATATAGGTGtagtcttttttttaataaaaaattttcgaACTGGTTAACCCACCAACCAGGTCGCAAATGAATCAACCATGCTTTTCTCAACTCAATAATATACTGCGCCTATGTTACGATCATTATTAATTTAGTGCGCCCGTGGTAAACAATGAAGACGCTTCAAAGAAAACAATGGAAATTCCGATCATCACAGAAACGTTAGCTAGTGATAATCCTACGTCAGCCGACGAAGAAGAGCAGGAAAAAACTGATAAACAACAATCAcctgaagaaataaaagaagaaacTGCAAGTCCTAGCCACCACGAAGAAGAACACGCTTCTGATGACGAACCTGTTGAGGTTTGCGTTGAagacatcaaagaaaaaaacgaaatcCCCGATGGAGAACCGCAAGACTCTTCCACACATCACGATGAAGAATACGAAGACGTCACAGAGGAAGCTCTGCAAGTGAAACCTGATAAGTCTGAACAAGTGCACGAAGAAAACGCCGATGACGACGCCGACGACGACGCTTCACCAGAAGTTGTCGTGGTTTCCCCGGACGTTGCGATGAGCGATGATCTAGCACATAAAGAAACATCAAAACCTTCCTGCGATGACGCCAATGCGGATAACGTCGCACAAGATGTTAATAATGACGAGAAAGATTCCGACGAAAATGTGCCGTACGACGTTGAAACGGACCAAGAAATTGTCATCATTGAATTTGAGGATGTCGAAGAAGAAATTCCCGACAAACAAAAGGACGACGACTCGTTGTTGCAGGAGATTGAGAAAGAATTGCAACAGTCCTCTGAGAAGCAGATGTAACACACACACGAAAGAAAACTTCgagatgttcttattttttgaagCTGAGATTTTGCATGGAAAATCGCTTTTGTGTAGGACCTCCGTtggtttgaaaattttgtttatttttcaatttttgcatgttttgcATTTTAGCCTTTTATTAAGCACTAATTATTTCATGTGTTTTAGTATTTTTAACAATGTGCATTATATTTTATCTTTGTATGCAGTCTCGATTTCCAATCTTTAGACTCTAATTCCCTTTTCAGTTGTATGTCAATCAGCCTCTTTGAAAGGTTCAGCCAGTTATTGATATGAGTTTCTGGAGGTATGGTGTCGAGATTGCgattttagtttatttatttctgaggtattgtaatatttttagaTTAGGATTACATATTTGaagaaaatctttcttttttccaactcaagttttatttctcaggTGTTATGCGAAATGCGTGCAACATGTATAAACTCTGCTCTAATTTAGCTAAAATTTTAACTCGTCGTTTGGTTTGCCCCTTTCGTATTTTATCTGTTCATGCAATGATATTACTTGATTAAAAGCCCGTTTTCATTTGactgtattttccggtatagCGCAAAAAGGTCACGAGGTTTCATTTTAACGCGTGCGCACTCGCTAGAAACTCTTGAGCTTTTTGCACTATAGCAAAAAACGTGATAAATGGAAACAAGCGGCAGGTTAGAGTACATCTCTTGTCACGGGCTCTTTCTTTAACCTGGAAGAATTTGTCAGAATAACTCAGTCACCATAACACGGATTTAAATCCAATGCTCCTGAATATACATTTAATCATTTAACTGCTTGAGGGTAAGGTCATTCGGATCAAACAAGACATGTAAGCAAAATATTACCGTCATCTTCAGTATTGACTCTATTTTCCATATGCTGTCAGCCTTGTTagtaattttacatttttacatacACTTTTTAGCATAGCTTTTGACCACAATTTTGAAATCAGTTCTTCCACGTTCTGTTTGCTCAAGATAGACAGAGAGATTACTCTAGACACACAGGCTTCTTTTTCGTCCGTtgtcaaattgaaaaaaaaatccctGGTTGGACAATCACGAGATTGTCTGCGCTACTGAAATATGCTAAGCCTACAATACAGCCACATTTGCTAACTCGAGCAACTTTATTTACTGGTCATCCCCGTCCCTTTCTCCCAATGAGCTTTTTGATCGAAGAATCTGGCAAAATTTCCCTGAAACGGGGTTGTTTGTTGCTTTATTGGAACATTAGCATGTGTACGGCATATACATTCCCGTCTAGTCAAGTTGTAAATGCAAAACACTGGTTTGCAGACAAATGTGATAGGTAAACGAGTATTTTATTACATTACAACAACCGTAAGATGTTGGAAACGTGTTTCAGTCCGGTTGCATAGCCTGGGTGGTTTTAGATTTTGCGTGATAGTCTTtcctgttttaaaaattaatttaaagttaGTTTTTATTCCGCTCTTCTCAGTTTTTATCAATGGTTGTTTAAGCCagaaataaaacattaaaaattaaattgatgAATTGTTTTTACTGAATATTAATTGATgaattgtttttacaaaaaacaccCTCCATCCAGGTGTTTTAAGGTTTCAAGAATGCCTACCTAACGCCCCTTCAACGGCATAACAAATTTAGACACCGTGTTTATAAATGCGTCTTTAAGAAAAACCTGTTTTGTTCTACGAAATTGCCTCAAAAGATTTTCCTGTGTGTCGGGTCCTGGGTTTAAAAGTTTCCGAGACTTTTAAAATTAAGCTTtagtcaacctcgttcccagggcatcttgGTTATAGAATCTATTCTCTCATCATCTCGTCGAACTCTTGTAAAAAATCGGATTAGCGGATTTtcgatttttattatatatactttttatttacattGGCCTTCCTCTCTTAAAACAAATAATGGGTTCTGGATGATGGACGAGGTTGGAGCAGGGCAACAATTTGTACAACTAGGGTACTACAATacgaaaagtataaaaaaaaattatgccttctttttcccaaatttttttacttttagcaAAAATAACGGCGCTGACTCATACTAAATCATAATAGAACTGTCTGAGAATCGCCTTAAGCATGTTATATTGGCTTAGCAAGTTAAAGAATAGTTTCCCCTTTTTTCGAAAAAGTACTTTCGAACTTGTGGTGGAATTGTCTATTTTCAAAGTAGTATCAAGCGTTAATAATTTAGCAGGTGTAACGTAGGCCTTACGACCGGCCGTGCATAATAAAACGGCCCTTTATTTAGTGAGTATTCAACACATTgaattcagttttaaaaacataataaattttggaaaattaaaacACGACGATGGCGTGATATGTTTATAGCTGCATGGTTATCCAACTTATTTTGTGGATGTGTTGGAGATAACGGAGGAAAAAGGCTTACAACATAACATAGTATTAGttgttgttaaattttattagtttttgatttgtttgtttgtttttatttttatcacgtagctggctagctagctagcttgcaagctagctatagctagataGTTGTAGTAGAGTAATTGTAAGAGACTGGCATCCTGGAAAAAAGTGTAATCctggaaaactttaaaatttggaagataaaaataaaaaaaaattcttttcaaaGTCCTTGACATAATACCTGTGCATAAAcatgattgttttttttcaaaaggggcTGTCAACAAACAGTTTTTGTCTCCGTTAATGGCAAATTGGCCTTTAGGGGGgaagagggggggggggggggggtaatgCATTGtccgttaaaaatataaaaatggagaCAAATCTCACTTTCTcaccttttttgtttcttttagggaaaatgaaaaaaattcaacaaattagaaaatgtttccacagtaaaaaagcaCTATAATCTAGAattggttgttaaaaaaaatgtatctcGTGTTCGTATAAGTCTCAACAAAGATTGTTCCGTAAAGCGCGGAGGGGGCAAAAATCTATTTAACGGCAAATTTGCCGTTAACACAGACAAAAACTAACGTAGGGGAAATGGGCTTGCCGTTAAGGGGCTGAGGGGAGGGGGTCCGAGTCTAGCGGCCAATTTGCAGTTAACAGAGACGGAAACTGTTTGTTGACGGCCTCTAAATTTTAAGAGGTTGTTAACTAGGTTGCtctcaacaatattttttgcctGTACCAACAGAAATTGCCTAGTTGATTTAAAGAATGTAAATGTTATgtcaatttagtttttgaggcTAACCTAAAAATAGGAAGTGTCTGGTTATCActgcaaaactttattttgaatgCAAGCATCACATCCACAGTGTTTTTTTGGATAACAACAACATAAGTGATACTCTTGGTTGCTACTATACGCCTTTTCGAAATTAGCGCAGCCTTATTTAATTGTCCTGCAGGTGGTGCAAGCTGGACTTTGAACCCTGCGTTCTCAGTAGCGAAGCCTATAGACAATTCTAAAAATTATGATGAAATACCAGAAATATCTGATTTTGcatgaaaaatttaatttaaactttaaaaatattttaataaaaaaaataatcaacaattggaaataattctaaaaagtcaaaagctgaAAGTAAAACATCGGAAACATGCATATGgatattaaatttttcatgCAAATCAGATATTTCTGGTACTTCATCATAAtttttagcatatatatataatatatatatatatatatatgtatgtatatgtataaataaacaataataacaaactGACAACCAAATCAAGATGATctattgatatatatatatatataattttttcatgTTATTTTATTGCAGGCATATAGTCTTGCAAAGTGACACAACACAGTTGTAGACTGTTTTTTCTATGATCTCTACGATACTTattatgaaacaaaaaaattgtcttttaaTATAAATTGTTGTGACATTTTTCTTTCCAATAGGTTGCATGAAAgtaatggctttagaacatctaAGAGTTTCACACCTAAGTTATTGATAATTTACTAGATTATGCTACACCTatacatactttttttataagaacaaaccaAAGAAACACTAGACAAATATCTTTACTTGACTTGACTACTTTTGAATAGTCTACAACATGCTGCCACCTTTAATTGATGCTTAAAACTTCTTTCTGCATCCAGTTTCATTTAGCTAGccatatgcacatctatctatctagatAATATGAAGATTATTTTgggataattttaattttgtagaaaTTATGCTGCACCAGATATCTGCAGTTAAAAGGATAAACTAGAAAAAGCTGTTTGATCTTCTTGGATTTTTTTGTGACCGTAGCTAAAGATAAAATACTAATTATGactttatttttcatttctttaccTCAAGATCTATTGGGTACCAAATTTAAGGTCCATAGCATCTTTAAATGAAGAATAATTGGGTAAAATCTGCTGCAAGAAAAAGAACCTGGGATTGAGTGTCTATA from Hydractinia symbiolongicarpus strain clone_291-10 chromosome 6, HSymV2.1, whole genome shotgun sequence includes:
- the LOC130647054 gene encoding band 4.1-like protein 1; the encoded protein is MPKLKISSCTVQLLDGTDIIVEVDKLQYSSELLDEVFKKVGIVEKGYFGLKYKNPKDGKDSWLDPNKPLHSQLKKASNMFKAAVQFYPPSIHMLEDEITRYNFVLQIRENLLTGEWSCTLPTHALLASYVAQAEFGDYDDVKHSDTYLNDLQFMPDQSSTFLDRVHAFHKKHVTVTTTNADWMYLESARKIAMYGMNVMDVLDADGNVMKLGVNVNGVHVLHMNTILHSFLWPMVKKCYFHGREFLLDLEYPVKGGHTEAMTIGFYALSSIESKRMTKTCNSYQQFAFHGKPKSTPGKAKSKGFRSKKGKHAREEVVEKECSHVTADTASTNFKRVDSIRFSKKILQKTSPQQKADKVKENVETSAPVVNNEDASKKTMEIPIITETLASDNPTSADEEEQEKTDKQQSPEEIKEETASPSHHEEEHASDDEPVEVCVEDIKEKNEIPDGEPQDSSTHHDEEYEDVTEEALQVKPDKSEQVHEENADDDADDDASPEVVVVSPDVAMSDDLAHKETSKPSCDDANADNVAQDVNNDEKDSDENVPYDVETDQEIVIIEFEDVEEEIPDKQKDDDSLLQEIEKELQQSSEKQM